The uncultured Methanomethylovorans sp. genome contains a region encoding:
- the purC gene encoding phosphoribosylaminoimidazolesuccinocarboxamide synthase, with product MKGEQLYSGKAKTIYRTEDPSKFISEFRDSLTAFDGKKKSEASKKGYYNAQISKKLFEMLESKGIKTHYVKMLSDTEMLVEAVDIIKIEVIPRNIAAGSITRKYPIKEGTVFKKPVVVMDYKSDEYGDPMLNEDIAVALGVATYEETDAIRQLALKVNDILVKYLDERGIVLPDFKLEFGRKDGQILVADEISCDTCRFWDKETGKSMDKDIFRFDKGDLTKAYEEVAKRIAPEIFQ from the coding sequence ATGAAAGGCGAACAATTATACTCCGGAAAAGCAAAAACAATCTACAGGACAGAAGACCCTTCAAAATTCATATCAGAATTCAGGGACAGTCTTACTGCTTTTGACGGAAAGAAAAAAAGTGAAGCTTCAAAGAAAGGGTATTACAATGCACAGATCTCAAAAAAGCTCTTTGAGATGCTGGAAAGCAAGGGCATCAAGACCCATTATGTGAAGATGCTTTCAGACACCGAGATGCTTGTAGAAGCTGTAGATATTATAAAAATTGAAGTCATACCCCGTAATATCGCTGCAGGATCCATCACACGTAAATATCCCATCAAAGAGGGTACAGTTTTCAAAAAGCCTGTTGTTGTCATGGACTACAAGAGCGATGAGTACGGAGATCCAATGCTTAACGAAGATATTGCAGTGGCCTTGGGCGTAGCTACATACGAAGAAACAGATGCAATCCGGCAGCTTGCTCTTAAGGTCAACGATATCCTCGTAAAGTATCTTGATGAACGCGGCATAGTTCTGCCTGACTTCAAATTGGAGTTTGGAAGAAAAGATGGACAAATTTTGGTAGCCGATGAAATATCCTGTGATACTTGCCGCTTCTGGGACAAGGAAACTGGAAAATCAATGGACAAAGATATCTTCCGTTTTGACAAAGGAGATCTGACAAAAGCATACGAAGAAGTAGCAAAACGTATAGCTCCTGAGATATTCCAATGA
- the nikR gene encoding nickel-responsive transcriptional regulator NikR produces MEQELMRIGVSLPENLLTKFDGIIEQRGYSSRSEGIRDAIRSYITHYEWMSDVKGRRVATITLIYDHTKRGLANSLTEIQHDHSSLIKTSIHIHLDHDNCLEVIILDGEGQEVKTIAEKLMSLKGVKYVKLNTAQPTEGH; encoded by the coding sequence ATGGAACAAGAATTAATGAGAATTGGTGTTTCACTGCCAGAGAATCTTCTTACGAAATTCGACGGTATAATCGAGCAAAGAGGATATTCTTCCCGTTCTGAGGGTATACGGGATGCCATCAGAAGCTACATTACACATTACGAATGGATGAGCGATGTTAAGGGTAGGCGTGTTGCTACTATCACTTTGATCTACGATCACACGAAGCGTGGATTGGCAAACTCTCTTACTGAGATACAACATGACCATTCTTCTCTGATCAAGACCTCGATACATATCCATCTGGACCATGATAACTGCCTTGAAGTTATAATCCTGGATGGCGAAGGTCAAGAGGTCAAGACAATAGCTGAGAAGCTGATGTCCCTTAAAGGTGTGAAGTATGTAAAGCTTAATACTGCGCAGCCTACAGAAGGTCATTGA
- a CDS encoding metalloregulator ArsR/SmtB family transcription factor, with protein MNGKEKLLEPEPYILPDMIMQKVHATMQENVTSLVELFKVLSDPVRIHILKALEVQQLCVCVLVEITDYKHSALSYHLKLLKEAGLVDSTRNKNFQIYYLTDLGKNLLKAIERTFNQ; from the coding sequence ATGAATGGAAAAGAAAAACTGCTAGAGCCTGAACCTTACATCCTTCCTGACATGATCATGCAGAAAGTCCATGCGACCATGCAGGAAAACGTAACCAGCCTGGTGGAACTATTCAAAGTGCTATCAGATCCTGTGCGTATACATATTCTCAAAGCACTTGAAGTGCAACAGCTCTGCGTATGCGTGCTTGTGGAAATCACAGATTATAAACACTCTGCATTGTCATATCATCTAAAACTTCTGAAAGAAGCCGGACTCGTGGATTCCACGAGAAACAAAAACTTCCAGATCTATTATCTCACAGATCTGGGAAAAAACCTGCTTAAAGCCATTGAAAGAACTTTTAATCAATGA